Proteins encoded by one window of Chryseobacterium sp. POL2:
- a CDS encoding histone H1, which produces MKELIEKINAEIEAFKTDASLQEEKGNKAAGARARKSALELTKLFKEFRKVSVEESKK; this is translated from the coding sequence ATGAAAGAACTTATTGAAAAGATCAATGCTGAAATCGAAGCTTTCAAAACTGATGCTAGCTTACAAGAAGAAAAAGGAAACAAAGCTGCTGGAGCAAGAGCAAGAAAATCAGCTTTAGAATTAACAAAATTATTCAAAGAATTCAGAAAAGTTTCTGTTGAAGAATCTAAAAAATAA
- a CDS encoding glycoside hydrolase family 1 protein: MKKTINRRDFMKASSLAGLGLIVPNDPLTTLYNLNLDGKNAVFPKDFLWGVAASGPQTESREGRGRSNWDVFIDNVGGSADGTNNMRNTEFEKRYLDEFKMLRDAGVKAFRFSFSWPRVQPETPGSPNAKAMSYYDKLIDAMLEHGLEPVPTLFHWDMPLWAGDFLKRDISDKMQDYADIMSRLVGSRAKTWLAFNEPSVIAAFGYGKGTFAPGYHSKKTMGAAIHHINVSQAKIFEAVRSNVPAVKIASAFNIMPFEALSGKKEDIDAAHFVDVLWNQSFADPTYGLGYPDLIKPFVEPYIKDGDLNFIASKPDFFGVNFYSRTFVKADNDKHSILGTIPIAPPSELEKTQEFPYDPNTYTKILLDIDKKYGQPDILATEFGFAIEEDKPINGILNDPQRIKYIQGYIKAAQEAVKKGVKLKGMMYWSSTDNWEWTLGLSHHFGLIHIDKNTLERIPKKSLEYYGKCIKVNAAADVR; encoded by the coding sequence ATGAAAAAAACAATTAACAGGCGAGATTTCATGAAAGCAAGTTCTCTTGCAGGATTAGGATTGATTGTTCCCAATGACCCTTTAACTACACTTTATAATTTAAATCTTGATGGTAAAAATGCTGTTTTTCCCAAAGATTTTTTGTGGGGTGTAGCAGCTTCTGGACCACAAACGGAAAGTCGCGAAGGACGCGGTCGTAGCAATTGGGATGTATTTATAGACAATGTTGGCGGATCTGCCGACGGAACAAACAATATGCGGAACACCGAATTTGAAAAACGTTATCTCGATGAATTCAAGATGTTAAGAGATGCTGGAGTAAAAGCTTTCCGTTTTTCTTTCTCTTGGCCAAGAGTGCAACCAGAAACACCTGGAAGTCCTAATGCAAAAGCTATGTCATATTATGATAAGTTAATAGATGCAATGCTAGAACACGGTTTGGAGCCCGTTCCAACTTTGTTTCATTGGGATATGCCACTATGGGCAGGTGATTTTCTTAAAAGGGATATCAGCGACAAAATGCAAGATTATGCTGATATTATGTCACGGTTAGTAGGAAGTAGAGCAAAGACCTGGCTGGCCTTTAACGAGCCGAGCGTTATTGCCGCATTCGGTTATGGGAAAGGAACTTTTGCGCCGGGGTATCATTCAAAAAAAACAATGGGTGCTGCGATTCATCACATTAATGTATCACAGGCAAAAATATTTGAAGCTGTGAGGTCGAATGTACCTGCCGTGAAAATTGCTTCGGCTTTTAATATTATGCCTTTTGAAGCTTTGTCCGGCAAAAAGGAAGATATTGATGCTGCTCATTTTGTTGATGTCCTTTGGAATCAGTCCTTTGCTGACCCAACTTATGGATTAGGTTATCCCGATTTAATAAAGCCATTTGTAGAGCCTTATATAAAGGACGGAGACCTAAATTTTATAGCTTCAAAACCAGATTTTTTTGGCGTTAATTTCTACTCGAGAACCTTTGTCAAAGCAGATAATGATAAACATTCAATACTTGGGACAATTCCTATTGCACCGCCATCAGAATTGGAAAAAACTCAGGAATTTCCTTATGATCCTAACACATATACCAAAATATTATTGGATATAGATAAAAAATATGGTCAGCCAGATATCTTGGCAACAGAGTTTGGTTTTGCAATCGAGGAGGATAAGCCGATAAACGGTATTTTGAATGATCCACAACGTATCAAATATATCCAAGGGTATATCAAAGCTGCTCAAGAAGCAGTTAAGAAAGGAGTAAAACTCAAAGGCATGATGTATTGGTCTTCAACAGATAATTGGGAATGGACATTAGGTCTGAGTCACCATTTCGGCTTGATCCATATTGATAAAAATACCTTGGAGCGTATTCCAAAGAAAAGTCTTGAGTATTATGGGAAATGTATCAAGGTAAACGCTGCAGCGGATGTTAGATAA
- a CDS encoding glycoside hydrolase family 3 N-terminal domain-containing protein, protein MSSLIQFSKKTKSKGLFLALLSTSSFANAQNTIPTITVAGKSFKDLNKNGKLDIWEDTRLPVDKRIDAIIPQMTNEEKADLLIGTGMPGVEALVGSVGPAKQGLVPGAAGGTSDLERFGIPATVLSDGPAGLRIESTRKNDPNTYYATAFPVGTSLASTWNKDLLEQVGKAMGNEVKEYGVDVLLSPGMNIHRNPLNGRNFEYYSEDPLIAGKTAAAIVNGIQSHGVGTSIKHFVANNEETNRSTINAHVSERALRELYLRGFEIAVKESNPWTIMTSYNKLNGEYTSTRKDLLTQILRNEWGFKGIVMTDWFGGFPGFESIKSGHISDVVKQMEAGNDLLMPGIPTQKKALVDALNSGALSQEVANTNVKRMLRYIFGTPTFAQYRYSNKPNLDQNAEVTRNAAAEGMVLLKNENNALPFSVTNKEISLFGVTSYIWNTGGTGSGSVNNKHTVSLLEGLTSAGYKLDAELVNLYQPFTKKESTDEDNRRAREFASGKLPVPKRLVEMPLNDNLLAKKAETSEIAFVTLGRNSGEGRDRVVDEDFNLAVDELEMLDKISKAFHAKGKKVVVILNVAGVIETASWKDKVDAILLAWEPGQEGGHSVADVVSGQVNPSGKLTMTFPMKYSDTPSAKNFPGVPAENPSEVTYEEGIYVGYRYFNTFNVKPSYEFGYGKSYTDFSYSNIKINSKVFNKNLTISINIKNTGKVIGKEVVQLYLSAPNKSIDKPKSELKAFAKTKNLKPGESQTITMTLSPKDLASFVPAKSAWIAEAGRYKISVGASSLDIKHTIDFSVPKELNVEKVQHAFAADKQFEDLKP, encoded by the coding sequence ATGTCTTCACTAATCCAATTTTCGAAAAAAACAAAGTCCAAAGGGCTTTTTCTCGCTCTTTTATCCACGTCTTCTTTTGCAAATGCTCAAAACACTATCCCCACTATAACAGTTGCTGGAAAATCATTTAAAGATCTAAATAAAAATGGGAAGCTCGATATATGGGAAGATACCCGGCTTCCGGTAGATAAAAGAATAGACGCAATCATCCCTCAGATGACAAACGAAGAAAAAGCAGATCTTTTAATAGGAACAGGAATGCCTGGTGTTGAGGCTCTTGTTGGTTCAGTAGGACCGGCTAAACAGGGGCTGGTTCCAGGAGCCGCTGGAGGCACTTCTGATTTGGAAAGATTTGGTATTCCTGCAACAGTCCTCTCAGACGGCCCCGCAGGTTTACGAATAGAATCTACAAGAAAAAACGACCCGAATACATACTATGCAACAGCTTTTCCCGTGGGAACATCATTAGCATCAACTTGGAACAAAGATCTGTTGGAGCAAGTTGGAAAAGCAATGGGTAATGAAGTGAAAGAATATGGTGTAGACGTCCTCTTGTCCCCTGGCATGAACATTCATCGAAATCCCTTGAACGGGAGAAACTTCGAATATTATTCGGAAGATCCTTTGATTGCTGGCAAAACGGCAGCTGCTATTGTGAACGGAATACAATCTCACGGTGTAGGTACATCCATCAAACATTTTGTTGCAAATAACGAGGAAACCAATCGTTCTACCATCAACGCACACGTTTCTGAAAGAGCTTTAAGAGAATTGTATCTGAGAGGTTTTGAAATTGCCGTAAAAGAGTCTAACCCTTGGACGATTATGACATCATACAACAAACTTAATGGCGAATATACATCTACTAGAAAAGATTTGTTGACTCAGATTCTTAGAAATGAGTGGGGATTTAAAGGAATTGTAATGACAGATTGGTTCGGAGGTTTTCCAGGATTTGAATCTATTAAAAGTGGTCACATATCCGATGTTGTGAAACAAATGGAGGCAGGAAACGATCTTTTAATGCCGGGAATTCCAACTCAGAAAAAAGCACTTGTAGATGCATTAAATTCGGGAGCATTATCGCAAGAAGTGGCAAATACTAACGTCAAGAGAATGCTGAGGTACATTTTCGGAACGCCCACTTTTGCCCAATATAGATACAGCAATAAACCCAATCTTGATCAAAATGCAGAGGTTACAAGAAACGCAGCCGCTGAAGGAATGGTCTTGCTGAAAAATGAAAATAATGCATTGCCTTTTTCCGTCACAAACAAAGAAATCTCACTCTTTGGAGTTACTTCATACATATGGAACACAGGTGGAACAGGTAGTGGAAGTGTGAACAATAAACATACCGTTTCTCTCTTGGAAGGTCTTACTTCCGCTGGTTACAAATTGGATGCAGAATTAGTAAATCTCTACCAACCTTTTACAAAAAAGGAATCTACAGATGAGGATAATAGAAGAGCAAGAGAGTTTGCTAGCGGAAAGTTACCTGTTCCTAAAAGACTGGTCGAGATGCCTCTGAACGATAATTTGCTTGCGAAAAAAGCGGAAACTTCGGAAATCGCTTTTGTGACTTTAGGACGAAATTCTGGAGAAGGGCGTGACAGGGTTGTTGATGAAGATTTCAATCTTGCGGTAGATGAGTTAGAAATGTTGGATAAGATTTCCAAAGCTTTTCATGCAAAAGGTAAAAAAGTCGTTGTTATCTTAAATGTTGCTGGAGTTATAGAAACGGCCTCTTGGAAAGATAAAGTTGATGCTATATTATTAGCATGGGAACCAGGGCAGGAAGGCGGACATTCGGTGGCAGATGTAGTTTCAGGACAAGTCAATCCTTCGGGAAAACTTACAATGACGTTCCCTATGAAATATTCCGACACTCCTTCGGCAAAGAATTTCCCGGGTGTTCCAGCAGAGAATCCATCAGAAGTAACGTATGAGGAGGGTATTTATGTTGGTTATCGTTACTTCAATACTTTCAATGTCAAACCTTCTTATGAGTTTGGTTACGGAAAATCTTATACAGATTTCTCCTATTCAAATATTAAAATCAATTCTAAAGTTTTTAATAAAAATTTAACGATCAGCATCAATATTAAAAATACGGGAAAAGTAATTGGGAAAGAGGTTGTGCAATTATATCTTTCAGCGCCAAACAAATCTATAGATAAACCAAAATCTGAACTAAAAGCTTTTGCTAAAACGAAAAATTTGAAACCTGGCGAATCTCAAACCATCACAATGACTTTATCCCCTAAAGATTTAGCATCATTTGTACCAGCAAAATCGGCGTGGATTGCAGAAGCAGGGCGTTACAAAATTTCTGTAGGTGCATCATCTTTGGATATCAAGCATACTATAGATTTTTCTGTTCCGAAGGAATTAAATGTAGAAAAAGTACAACATGCTTTTGCAGCAGACAAACAATTTGAAGATTTGAAACCCTAA
- a CDS encoding lipocalin family protein, protein MKTLLASAMTILVIVSCDSSSIKKASEKIPYKNNSQELVGKWVQPIPGQESQLQGFELKTGNSAESINTNTIKYEKWKLSKDTLFLSGHTEGVAEQSSFTDTLLIKNISDSELVISYKGSSAGDEQTYHKEK, encoded by the coding sequence ATGAAAACCTTATTAGCTTCCGCCATGACAATTTTGGTGATTGTTTCTTGCGATTCATCTTCCATAAAAAAAGCTTCTGAAAAAATACCTTATAAAAATAATTCCCAAGAATTAGTTGGTAAATGGGTTCAACCAATTCCAGGACAAGAAAGTCAACTACAAGGTTTTGAATTAAAAACAGGCAATTCTGCGGAATCTATTAATACCAATACGATCAAATATGAAAAATGGAAATTATCGAAAGACACGCTCTTTTTGTCTGGTCATACAGAAGGCGTTGCAGAACAGTCATCTTTTACAGATACGCTTTTGATTAAAAATATATCGGATTCTGAGTTGGTTATTTCTTACAAAGGTAGTTCAGCAGGAGATGAGCAAACCTACCATAAAGAGAAATAA
- a CDS encoding neutral zinc metallopeptidase yields the protein MKWTKDRSDMVDDRRGSGGGGGLIVGGGLGTLIIAAIVFFLGGDPSAILGTAVNSSQQTTEQRQLNPQELQIREFVEMVTAETEQTWTEIFQQNGMTYRKPHVVLFEDVTRSGCGTAQAAMGPFYCPADETIYMDMSFFKELQQRFGAQVTEFSIAYVMAHEVGHHVQTLLGTTQKVDQLRRSGRYSETEINRVSVATELQADFYAGLWARQTDNREKILEPGDIESAISAAEAVGDDNIQKRSSGYVNQEAFTHGSSAQRKEWFMKGYNTGNIRQGDTFNALLK from the coding sequence ATGAAATGGACTAAAGATAGAAGTGACATGGTTGACGACAGACGGGGCTCCGGCGGAGGCGGTGGGCTCATAGTAGGTGGCGGCTTGGGGACGCTTATCATAGCGGCAATAGTTTTCTTTTTGGGAGGTGACCCTTCTGCAATTTTAGGAACTGCAGTCAACTCTAGCCAACAGACAACAGAACAACGACAGCTTAACCCACAAGAGCTACAGATCCGCGAATTTGTCGAAATGGTAACAGCCGAAACAGAGCAAACTTGGACTGAAATTTTCCAACAAAACGGTATGACTTATAGAAAACCACATGTAGTGCTCTTCGAAGATGTTACAAGATCGGGCTGTGGAACTGCACAAGCAGCCATGGGGCCTTTCTATTGCCCTGCTGACGAAACCATATATATGGACATGAGCTTCTTTAAAGAGCTTCAACAAAGATTTGGTGCCCAAGTAACAGAATTCTCTATAGCCTATGTTATGGCACACGAAGTTGGTCACCATGTACAGACATTATTAGGAACGACACAAAAAGTTGATCAATTGCGCCGAAGCGGTCGCTATTCGGAAACAGAAATAAATCGTGTTTCGGTTGCTACAGAGCTTCAAGCGGATTTTTATGCCGGCTTATGGGCACGCCAAACAGATAATCGCGAAAAAATTCTGGAGCCTGGCGATATCGAATCCGCGATTAGCGCAGCCGAAGCTGTTGGCGATGATAACATCCAGAAAAGATCAAGCGGGTATGTCAATCAAGAAGCTTTTACCCACGGTTCTTCTGCGCAACGAAAGGAATGGTTTATGAAGGGTTATAATACGGGCAATATCCGTCAAGGAGATACTTTCAATGCTTTGCTAAAATAA
- a CDS encoding sensor histidine kinase, translating into MRYIFILLLFILTLSSNAQNYTTLRYNMENGLPQNSVKDIVKDKYGFIWITTENNVLRYDGYKLEKYKNSGLSNSHLGDFYGSVEKDSIIIFGDLHGKKLILKNRELQKFENRKITRNKLNRKGKGFSIFNKTSSEGLYYNNNTDYFISFEKERYFFTDGNRIDYERGDIHKTLNIPYVNLRNAFAFNDVLLIRNQEQKKLFAIKKGELLEIPCPAILLDPESKIHWQQTTGQVFIINNDKLYIGDLRNNHLNFKLLITHNDIKNPYHCIFYDKDYNKIYIGSLTKGLNILSPYNFKNIPEDYVAYSSLPFSSTTFITPNGQELDKNGLRKDYHFPKIEGNTFLMMYDENENILREKTNTLERLLKNKNYQKSEEINFGKCVIKILRKVEQYYAVATTDMSNNNFLCLYTDTQFLEPAFQFRFTREVTSVCYIDNDHLLVGTTDELYKVSLKARKITKIYDRITVKHIIKNKDGTCWITTKNQGFFLFKSSKLIQITPDRDNALLTAHYILEDPQGFWWISSNNGLFKISKKEISNFLKNKKEKPIYYRYDTGNGLLNNELNGGSLPNAFQLENGDFVFPSFNGFLIFNPFDIKSYYPKKGELLVERIRINNGEIESFNKNISLKSDFEHLEILLDIPYYGNQKNLQLSVKQDDQGEWKDLKQQRKLDVFNLKPGKYKFTFRVYTGFGYDYKTVDLEVVPFFYETNLFHFIIAIVAFLIILWIIYFRTKRLSGKNQKLKKQLATESDYQKRLMETISHDITTPLKFISDLSQKIIESNDPDIQRLYFDSIHKSSEELYKFTSDMKDYAQLFKNSDSYEICNIYDIVEEKRLLFYEIAKQKNIVVSNDIAPLLSIKTKKNMLSVIIHNILDNAIKNSENSKIEIKRGPNELGQTTLLISDWGIGMRDDQINHYNALSSIDVDESLNLKNIRLGLNLVIQLIKKLDATILFKKNTPKGTEVQITFKNSPNEKSINN; encoded by the coding sequence ATGAGATATATTTTTATCCTTTTATTATTTATCTTAACGCTTTCCTCCAATGCACAAAATTATACTACACTTCGGTATAATATGGAGAATGGACTTCCTCAGAATAGTGTAAAGGATATTGTAAAGGACAAGTATGGTTTTATCTGGATTACCACAGAGAATAATGTTTTAAGATATGATGGCTATAAACTTGAAAAGTACAAAAACTCTGGCTTATCCAATTCTCATTTGGGCGACTTCTACGGGAGCGTGGAAAAAGACAGCATTATCATATTTGGTGATTTGCACGGTAAAAAGCTCATTCTTAAAAATAGAGAATTACAAAAATTTGAAAATAGAAAAATCACCAGAAATAAATTAAATAGAAAGGGAAAAGGATTTTCAATATTTAACAAAACCTCTTCAGAGGGTCTATATTACAACAATAATACTGATTACTTTATCAGTTTTGAAAAGGAAAGATATTTCTTTACCGATGGAAATCGGATAGATTACGAAAGAGGCGATATACACAAAACTTTGAATATCCCTTATGTCAATCTAAGAAATGCTTTTGCATTTAATGACGTTTTATTGATACGAAATCAGGAACAGAAAAAGTTATTCGCAATAAAAAAAGGTGAACTTTTGGAAATTCCTTGTCCAGCAATTCTTCTCGATCCAGAATCAAAAATCCATTGGCAACAAACTACAGGACAGGTTTTTATTATCAATAACGACAAATTGTACATAGGAGATCTCAGAAATAATCATCTGAATTTCAAATTATTGATAACCCACAACGATATAAAAAACCCATACCATTGTATTTTTTACGATAAAGATTACAATAAGATTTATATTGGAAGTTTGACAAAAGGTCTAAACATCCTGTCTCCCTACAATTTTAAAAATATACCTGAGGATTATGTTGCATATTCTTCTTTGCCTTTCAGTAGCACTACTTTTATTACTCCAAATGGACAAGAACTTGATAAAAATGGTCTCAGAAAAGACTACCACTTTCCTAAAATAGAAGGCAATACATTTCTTATGATGTATGATGAAAATGAGAATATTCTACGCGAAAAAACCAACACTCTCGAACGATTACTGAAAAACAAGAATTATCAAAAATCTGAAGAAATAAATTTTGGTAAATGTGTAATAAAGATTTTAAGAAAAGTAGAACAATACTATGCTGTTGCTACAACAGACATGAGTAATAATAATTTTTTATGCTTGTATACCGACACTCAATTTCTAGAGCCCGCTTTTCAATTTCGTTTCACAAGGGAAGTTACAAGTGTTTGTTATATTGATAATGACCACCTTTTGGTCGGAACTACGGATGAACTATACAAAGTTTCTTTAAAAGCTAGAAAGATTACGAAAATCTATGACAGAATTACTGTTAAGCATATCATTAAAAATAAAGATGGAACATGTTGGATAACAACGAAGAACCAAGGATTTTTTCTTTTCAAATCTTCCAAATTAATCCAGATTACCCCTGATCGTGATAACGCACTTTTGACTGCTCACTATATTTTGGAGGATCCACAAGGTTTTTGGTGGATATCTTCAAATAACGGTCTTTTCAAAATATCAAAAAAGGAGATATCAAATTTCCTGAAAAACAAGAAGGAGAAACCTATCTATTATCGATACGACACAGGAAATGGTTTGCTCAATAATGAATTGAATGGAGGTTCGCTTCCCAATGCCTTTCAACTTGAAAATGGCGATTTTGTATTTCCATCTTTTAACGGTTTTTTGATATTCAATCCATTTGATATAAAATCATATTATCCAAAAAAAGGGGAATTGCTTGTAGAAAGGATAAGGATCAATAACGGGGAAATTGAGAGCTTTAATAAAAATATAAGCTTAAAAAGCGATTTTGAACACCTGGAAATCTTGCTCGACATCCCATATTACGGCAATCAAAAAAATCTACAGCTGAGTGTAAAACAGGATGACCAAGGAGAGTGGAAAGATTTGAAACAACAAAGAAAATTAGATGTCTTCAATTTGAAGCCCGGGAAATATAAATTTACCTTCAGAGTTTACACAGGATTCGGCTATGACTACAAAACTGTCGATCTGGAAGTGGTTCCTTTTTTCTACGAGACCAATTTGTTTCATTTCATCATTGCTATTGTGGCTTTCCTAATTATTTTATGGATTATCTATTTCAGGACGAAACGTTTGTCTGGCAAAAATCAAAAACTCAAAAAACAACTGGCAACAGAATCCGATTATCAGAAAAGATTGATGGAAACTATTTCACACGATATCACAACACCATTAAAGTTTATCTCAGATTTATCTCAAAAAATAATAGAATCGAATGATCCGGACATTCAAAGGCTGTATTTTGACAGCATACACAAGTCTTCTGAAGAGCTCTACAAATTCACTTCAGACATGAAAGATTATGCACAGTTGTTTAAAAATTCCGATTCATACGAGATTTGTAATATTTATGATATAGTGGAAGAAAAAAGATTATTGTTCTATGAAATAGCCAAACAGAAGAATATCGTAGTTTCAAATGATATAGCGCCATTGCTTTCCATCAAAACAAAAAAAAATATGCTTTCTGTTATAATTCACAATATTTTGGATAATGCTATCAAGAATTCTGAAAATAGTAAGATTGAAATTAAGCGGGGTCCCAACGAACTGGGACAAACCACACTTTTGATAAGCGATTGGGGAATTGGAATGAGGGACGATCAGATAAATCACTATAACGCCTTATCCAGTATAGATGTCGATGAAAGCTTAAATTTAAAGAATATAAGATTAGGTCTTAATTTGGTTATCCAATTGATAAAAAAGCTGGATGCTACTATTTTGTTTAAAAAAAACACCCCTAAAGGAACTGAAGTACAGATCACTTTCAAAAACTCTCCCAATGAAAAAAGTATTAATAATTGA
- a CDS encoding response regulator transcription factor, with protein MKKVLIIDDHYVVRAGTSLILHSNIKNLEINQVSSYQEALAKVRASEYDLILLDIDLPDTTNKKMISELKGLANNVKILMYTSYTDNDIAIQYIREGADGFLNKMANEKEIVKAVNEMLTFGYYFPQQLVGIIAQQIKKRNPIEKLSERELQIFNLLTEGNGNLEISNIMGIKATTISTYKKRIFEKLDVDNLFGLMQFKKKLH; from the coding sequence ATGAAAAAAGTATTAATAATTGATGATCATTATGTAGTGAGGGCAGGAACCTCCTTAATTCTTCACAGCAATATCAAAAATTTGGAAATAAATCAAGTTTCATCATATCAGGAAGCACTTGCCAAAGTTAGAGCAAGTGAATATGACCTGATTCTTTTGGATATAGATCTTCCTGACACTACCAACAAAAAAATGATTTCGGAATTGAAAGGACTTGCAAATAATGTTAAGATTCTGATGTATACTTCTTACACAGACAATGACATTGCAATACAATACATCCGCGAAGGAGCCGATGGTTTTCTCAATAAAATGGCCAATGAAAAAGAGATTGTGAAAGCAGTAAATGAGATGCTGACTTTCGGTTACTATTTTCCACAGCAACTCGTGGGTATCATTGCACAGCAAATAAAAAAACGAAATCCTATCGAAAAGTTATCCGAGAGAGAACTACAAATATTTAATCTTCTCACAGAAGGAAATGGAAACCTCGAAATATCTAATATAATGGGAATAAAAGCAACAACTATAAGCACTTATAAAAAAAGAATTTTCGAAAAGCTAGATGTTGATAATCTCTTTGGGTTGATGCAATTCAAAAAGAAACTTCATTAA